A single genomic interval of Ischnura elegans chromosome 3, ioIscEleg1.1, whole genome shotgun sequence harbors:
- the LOC124155711 gene encoding piggyBac transposable element-derived protein 4-like, with protein sequence MAHNLDENDILEALEEPTLDSGSEGEIDEIAEDPEFPPSDSSDSSSDESGNVPSQPAQQESSSSAVPQGRKRQRVSAEALRRIQCNADTGWSDEDNLPIIPVFEEESGVTASIDAASSPFECFELFFPPSIAKHIKVETNRYASSVIAKIRREKRVVKNSLWNSWQPVKMHEFYLFFSIVIHMCLVKKSKLREYWSTNKFVSTPYPSSVMSRNRFAAILSNLHVNDNATYISRGNENHDPLHKIRPYFDHLVEIFASSYAPSENLTIDEGVCGFRGRVHFRVYMKNKPEKYGIKLFIVCDAASGYVLKMEVYCGKGNADNSIMPLFQRLLQNYFDKGHTVYSDRFYTSPALFDFLWERKTKAVGTCMSNRKGLPKQTVIKRKLKKGETAYMRRKHLLCLKWRDTRDVLLLSTKHKMTSSLVQVRTKEGLLMKNKPDAILDYNVNKVGVDRSDQMIAYYPFKRRQLKWWKKLFFHMFTMAITNAYVLYRATRSKEQKKNLHLSDFMLKIGEGLLVKGTTLAKETCSTTISSNRLLGRHFAEKIPATENKSQPTRTCKVCADRGKASTGKVSRRETIWWCSCCGVALCMPDCFKLYHTKANYISYVND encoded by the exons ATGGCACATAATTtagatgaaaatgatattttagagGCCTTAGAAGAGCCTACCTTGGATTCTGGCTCTGAAGGAGAGATTGATGAAATCGCCGAAGATCCTGAATTTCCACCATCTG ATAGCAGTGATAGTAGCTCTGACGAATCTGGTAATGTACCTAGCCAACCAGCTCAACAAGAGAGTTCTTCATCGGCAGTTCCACAAGGGAGGAAGCGGCAACGTGTTTCTGCTGAAGCGCTACGAAGAATACAATGTAACGCAGATACTGGCTGGTCGGACGAGGACAATTTGCCTATTATCCCAGTGTTTGAAGAGGAAAGTGGTGTAACGGCGTCAATTGATGCTGCTTCATCTCCATTTGAATGTTTCGAGCTATTCTTTCCACCATCCATTGCAAAACACATAAAAGTGGAAACCAACAGGTACGCATCATCTGTCATTGCAAAAATAAGGCGAGAAAAAAGGGTAGTCAAAAATAGCCTATGGAACTCATGGCAGCCCGTGAAGATGcacgaattttatttatttttttcgattgttaTTCATATGTGCTTGGTGAAAAAATCTAAACTCAGAGAATATTGGTCCACCAACAAATTTGTATCAACGCCGTATCCATCGTCTGTTATGAGTAGAAATCGATTTGCCGCTATTCTCTCAAATTTGCATGTAAACGACAATGCTACCTACATTTCTCGAGGAAATGAAAATCACGATCCTCTACACAAGATTCGTCCTTATTTTGACCATCTAGTTGAAATCTTTGCTTCGTCGTATGCGCCATCTGAAAATTTGACAATTGACGAAGGGGTTTGTGGATTCCGAGGACGTGTACATTTTCGGGTTTACATGAAGAATAAGCCTGAAAAGTATGGAATAAAACTATTCATTGTTTGTGACGCTGCATCAGGCTATGTGCTGAAAATGGAGGTATATTGTGGGAAAGGCAACGCAGACAATTCAATCATGCCACTCTTTCAAAGACTGCTCCAAAACTATTTTGATAAGGGTCATACTGTTTATTCAGATAGGTTCTACACCTCACCTGCGCTGTTTGATTTTTTATGGGAGAGAAAAACAAAAGCTGTAGGGACTTGCATGTCCAACAGAAAGGGGTTGCCAAAGCAAACTGTGATAAAAAGGAAGCTAAAAAAGGGGGAAACAGCGTACATGCGGCGAAAACATTTATTGTGCCTGAAGTGGAGAGACACCCGTGATGTTTTGCTCTTATCGACAAAACATAAAATGACATCCAGTTTGGTTCAAGTCCGAACCAAGGAAGGACTTTTGATGAAAAACAAACCAGATGCCATTTTGGACTACAATGTGAATAAAGTAGGAGTGGATAGAAGTGACCAAATGATTGCTTATTACCCATTCAAACGTAGGCAGTTGAAGTGGTGGAagaaactatttttccatatgttCACCATGGCCATAACTAATGCCTATGTGTTATACAGGGCAACTCGAAGCAAGGAGCAgaagaaaaatttgcatttgtcAGATTTTATGCTGAAGATTGGAGAGGGATTACTTGTGAAAGGGACAACATTAGCTAAGGAGACATGCTCTACAACAATTTCTTCAAACAGACTTCTGGGTCGacattttgcggaaaaaattccAGCCACGGAAAATAAATCACAACCCACTAGAACCTGCAAAGTATGTGCTGACAGGGGAAAAGCCAGTACCGGAAAAGTGTCAAGGAGAGAAACAATTTGGTGGTGTTCCTGTTGTGGTGTGGCATTATGCATGCCAGATTGCTTCAAACTTTACCACACAAAAGCAAATTATATCTCGTATGTGAATGACTAA